One genomic window of Anser cygnoides isolate HZ-2024a breed goose chromosome 11, Taihu_goose_T2T_genome, whole genome shotgun sequence includes the following:
- the LOC106043396 gene encoding uncharacterized protein has translation MQIPLEKPAMFLWLLVVTFAAAPEGTLSNIKMVASGPKEGKVFGSLPLTCTVTGAPLDSPRYDWNYVRLAPTGELQFLAWIYPFGNNTGYAPPFQSRATISADKAKKKVSLQLHALTAIDTATYFCARQHTIKSMAVETDKLVFGSGITFSVEPNRQEYSTPEVIALKSNEPKQYSSKFNIACLARTFYPKNISLDGPEGHIVYDLKAPLVTSEGMYSTWKVIGVTPDAEGTCRAVHKRNETATSTILPEEKAEELATMNACNITDASTKDVKMEKMNMLFMAVLCLRVLLAKSIAFSTLMTIKLFIFEARPENLRLHQKSSAGSFKWRKSGEKSRQVRTTKGESPNPTNLKKGKEKSRWENSEDQVQKMTKKIIQFILNSQKLGTTSLNKLCSFRYRVSEPAMG, from the exons ATGCAAATTCCTCTGGAGAAGCCTGCAATGTTCCTCTGGCTGCTGGTCGTCACCTTTGCTGCAGCCCCTGAAG GTACCCTTTCCAACATAAAAATGGTGGCATCTGGTCCCAAGGAGGGGAAAGTCTTCGGATCGCTCCCACTCACCTGCACTGTAACAGGAGCACCTTTGGATAGCCCTCGCTATGACTGGAATTATGTCCGTCTGGCTCCAACAGGGGAGCTGCAATTTCTAGCGTGGATCTATCCTTTTGGGAATAACACAGGCTATGCCCCACCTTTCCAAAGTCGAGCCACCATCTCGGCAgataaagccaaaaaaaaagtttccctgCAGCTGCATGCCCTTACAGCCATAGACACAGCCACCTACTTCTGTGCCAGACAGCACACCATAAAATCAatgg CTGTGGAAACAGACAAGCTTGTATTTGGAAGTGGGATCACTTTCTCAGTTGAACCAA ACAGACAAGAATATTCTACACCAGAAGTCATTGCACTTAAATCAAATGAACCCAAACAATATAGCAGCAAATTTAACATAGCTTGTTTGGCAAGGACATTCTACCCTAAGAACATCAGTCTTGATGGGCCTGAGGGTCACATTGTATATGATCTGAAGGCACCTCTTGTCACATCAGAGGGGATGTACAGTACCTGGAAGGTAATTGGAGTAACACCAGATGCAGAGGGGACCTGCAGGGCTGTTCACAAGAGGAATGAGACTGCAACCAGCACAATCCTGCCAG aagagaaagctgaagaaCTGGCGACAATGAATGCTTGCAACATTACGGATGCCTCTACAAAAG atgtcaaaatggaaaaaatgaatatgctCTTCATGGCTGTTTTGTGTTTGAGAGTCCTGCTGGCAAAAAGCATTGCCTTCAGTACTCTCATGACTATCAAGCTATTCATCTTTGAG GCTAGACCAGAGAACCTCAGGTTACATCAAAAATCCTCTGCTGGCAGCTTCAAGTGGAGAAAGTCTGGAGAAAAGTCCAGACAAGTGAGGACTACAAAGGGAGAATCCCCAAATCCAACAAATTtgaaaaaggggaaggaaaaaagtaggTGGGAGAATTCTGAAGATCAAGTACAGAAAATGACCAAAAAGATTATCCAGTTTATTCTGAATTCACAGAAATTAGGCACAACTTCATTAAACAAACTTTGCTCTTTCAGGTACAGGGTAAGCGAGCCAGCGATGGGCTGA
- the LOC106043353 gene encoding olfactory receptor 11L1, with protein MVNDTAVLEFRLLGFSGNPQYQILLFIVFLVIYILTILGNFIIISVVTLEPRLHLPMYKFLKNLSFLEVCYISTIVPKMLANLLAERKSISFSGCMAQLFYFITLGATECYLLAAMAYDRYLAVCEPLHYIVAMTAESYTRLAVGSWITGIFTGFLPCLMVSRLHFCSCNLIDHFFCDISPLLKLSCSDTTVTEAVIFILSLLVLSSCFLLILVSYLLIILSILKIPSTSGKRMTFATCSSHLMVVTIYYGTMISMYVRPTYRLSSELSKAVSVLYTVVTPLLNPVIYGLRNKGFKEALQKIVIRHHRLHAL; from the coding sequence ATGGTAAATGACACAGCAGTACTGGAATTCAGGCTACTGGGTTTCAGCGGCAACCCACAGTACCAGATCCTGCTATTCATAGTGTTTTTGGTTATTTATATTCTCACCATTTTAGGAAacttcattattatttcagtgGTGACACTGGAGCCACGACTTCATTTACCCATGTACAAATTTCTCAAGAACCTCTCTTTCCTAGAGGTCTGTTACATCAGCACAATTGTACCCAAGATGCTGGCCAATCTACTGGCAGAGAGGAAGAGCATCTCTTTCTCAGGGTGCATGGCACAGCTTTTCTACTTCATTACCCTGGGAGCCACTGAGTGCTACCTCTTGGCAGCAATGGCATATGACCGATACCTTGCAGTCTGTGAACCCCTGCACTATATTGTGGCTATGACTGCTGAGTCTTATACTCGTTTGGCTGTGGGCTCCTGGATCACTGGTATCTTCACTGGTTTTCTCCCCTGTCTGATGGTCTCCAGATTGCATTTCTGCAGTTGCAACCTCATtgatcatttcttctgtgataTCTCTCCACTGTTGAAGCTGTCATGCTCAGACACCACTGTAACAGAAGCTGTCATCTTCATCCTCTCTCTCCTGGTTCtttccagctgctttctgtTGATTCTTGTCTCATACCTACTTATAATCCTCAGTATCCTAAAGATCCCCTCTACTTCTGGAAAAAGAATGACTTTCGCCACCTGTAGCTCACACCTCATGGTTGTGACTATATACTATGGTACAATGATTTCCATGTATGTCCGTCCCACCTACCGCCTATCCTCAGAGCTCAGCAAGGCTGTATCTGTGCTCTACACAGTGGTGACACCCCTTCTGAATCCAGTCATCTATGGCTTGAGAAACAAAGGATTCAAAGAGGCATTGCAAAAAATAGTCATCAGACACCATCGTCTTCATGCTTTGTAA